Proteins encoded by one window of Lathyrus oleraceus cultivar Zhongwan6 chromosome 1, CAAS_Psat_ZW6_1.0, whole genome shotgun sequence:
- the LOC127115771 gene encoding putative clathrin assembly protein At5g57200: MGTFTSFRKAYGALKDSTKVGLAKVNSDYKDLDIAIVKATNHVEYPPKERHVRKIFYATSAHQPRADVAYCIHKLSKRLSKTRNWIVAVKTLIVIHRTLREGDPTFREELLNYSRRGHILQISNFKDDSSPLAWDCSAWVRTYALYLEERLECFRILKYDIESERLIKSSPASTKAHSRTRSLANDDLLEQLPALQQLLFRLIGCQPEGCAYNNYLVQYALALVLKESFKIYCALNDGIINLVDMFFETTRHDAVKALNVYKRAGQQAESLADFYEYCKGLDLARNFQFPTLRQPPPSFLATMEEYIREAPHLASENKRLENDESQEESEPKEAEEPQEEETREEEKQEEEVTSEEEEEVVLEEETQPEEEKVESPPLISTDGTDDLLGLNEINPKALEMEDRNALALAIVPPGGNHNSNNFALSNMSGTSGWELALVTAPSNHHSQPPDRRMAGGFDTLLLDSLYEDQHARRQLQLQNAGYGHEEMTVQNPFDHYNQLDPFATSKNIAPPTNVQMAMMAQQQQQHQQQMMFQQQQMMYPQQQQHQHHNMEMVLHQQQPQGQYPQHPQQLQIMGNHNPFGDPLPVPNYPHNSMHQQGNYNLM, translated from the exons ATGGGAACATTTACAAGCTTCAGAAAAGCCTATGGAGCTCTCAAAGACTCCACCAAAGTTGGCCTAGCCAAAGTTAATAGCGATTACAAG GACTTGGATATTGCTATTGTAAAAGCTACAAATCATGTTGAATATCCTCCAAAAGAACGTCACGTTAGAA AAATATTTTATGCGACATCAGCGCACCAACCGCGCGCGGATGTGGCATACTGCATTCATAAACTTTCCAAGAGACTTTCAAAGACGCGAAATTGGATA GTAGCTGTAAAGACATTGATAGTGATTCATAGGACTTTGAGAGAGGGTGATCCTACATTCAGAGAAGAGCTTTTGAACTACTCGCGCAGGGGACATATTCTCCAAATATCGAATTTTAAAGATGATTCAAGCCCTTTAG CTTGGGATTGTTCTGCTTGGGTTCGAACCTACGCACTGTATTTAGAAGAAAGACTCGAATGTTTTAGAATCCTTAAATATGATATCGAATCAGAGCGTTTAATAAAATCATCACCGGCTTCAACTAAA GCACATAGCAGAACTCGGTCGTTGGCTAATGACGATCTGTTGGAACAGCTACCAGCATTGCAACAACTTTTATTTCGTCTTATCGGTTGTCAG CCTGAAGGATGTGCTTATAACAATTATCTAGTACAGTATGCATTGGCATTGGTATTGAAAGAGAGCTTCAAAATATATTGTGCACTCAATGATGGAATCATCAATCTTGTGGACATG TTCTTTGAAACTACAAGACATGATGCAGTGAAGGCTTTAAATGTTTATAAAAGAGCTGGCCAACAG GCCGAAAGTCTCGCCGATTTTTATGAATATTGTAAAGGCTTGGACCTTGCTAGGAATTTTCAGTTTCCAACGCTAAGACAG CCACCTCCATCTTTCCTTGCTACAATGGAAGAATATATTAGAGAAGCTCCGCATTTAGCCTCTGAGAACAAGAGATTG GAAAATGATGAATCACAAGAAGAATCAGAGCCAAAAGAAGCCGAAGAGCCTCAAGAAGAAGAGACGCGAGAAGAAGAGAAGCAAGAAGAGGAAGTCACTAGTGAGGAGGAGGAAGAAGTGGTACTCGAGGAAGAAACACAACCTGAGGAAGAGAAGGTTGAGTCTCCTCCACTGATATCAACCGATGGTACCGATGATTTACTG GGTCTAAATGAAATAAATCCTAAAGCTCTAGAAATGGAGGATAGAAATGCATTGGCCCTTGCAATTGTACCACCTGGTG GAAATCACAATTCAAACAATTTTGCTTTGAGTAACATGAGTGGAACTTCTGGTTGGGAACTTGCCTTGGTTACAGCACCAAGTAACCATCACAGTCAACCGCCAGATCGCAGAATG GCCGGTGGTTTTGACACGCTATTACTAGATAGTTTATACGAAGACCAACATGCAAGAAGACAACTTCAACTTCAAAATGCAGGTTATGGACATGAAGAAATGACTGTACAAAATCCATTTGATCATTATAACCAACTCGATCCGTTTGCAACGTCGAAGAACATAGCACCTCCAACCAATGTTCAAATGGCAATGATGGCTCAACAACAGCAGCAGCACCAGCAACAAATGATGttccaacaacaacaaatgatgtatccacagcaacaacaacatcaacatcacAACATGGAAATGGTGCTTCACCAGCAACAACCTCAAGGTCAATACCCTCAACACCCTCAACAGTTGCAGATTATGGGGAATCATAATCCATTTGGAGATCCTTTACCCGTCCCTAATTATCCTCATAACTCAATGCATCAGCAAGGAAATTACAATTTAATGTAG
- the LOC127137029 gene encoding uncharacterized protein LOC127137029 encodes MAGFISKSKTLIPSKLPNPSNFMASSLRYRSSRAATKPQLLEIDTSSTSLSSEGEHEMTLKLFDDLIHRILVKKATPDWLPFVPGSSFWVPPRPTPSNVVHLVHKLTDAEKQQPFVNDESLSLSSLRGWPSSNYFIKGNVHGGDSGVELNIPEGMEGPVKVKVMTLPEHLAHSEDEDEP; translated from the exons ATGGCCGGTTTCATCTCAAAATCCAAAACCCTCATCCCCTCCAAACTCCCCAATCCATCCAATTTCATGGCGTCGTCACTCCGCTACCGCTCATCACGCGCCGCCACCAAACCCCAGTTATTGGAAATCGACACATCGTCCACATCATTATCATCGGAGGGTGAACACGAGATGACACTGAAGCTGTTTGATGATTTGATCCACCGAATTCTGGTGAAAAAAGCTACGCCAGATTGGTTGCCTTTTGTTCCTGGATCTTCTTTTTGGGTCCCACCACGACCTACTCCGTCTAATGTTGTTCATTTGGTTCATAAGCTTACTGATGCGGAAAAGCAACAACCTTTTGTTAACGATGAGTCGCTTTCGCTTTCTTCTCTTCGTGGTTGGCCTTCCTCCAATTACTTCATTAAAG GGAATGTTCATGGTGGGGATAGTGGTGTGGAGTTGAATATCCCAGAAGGGATGGAGGGACCAGTAAAAGTGAAGGTTATGACGCTTCCAGAACATTTAGCTCATTCCGAAGACGAGGATGAACCATAA